One genomic segment of Paenibacillus sp. FSL H8-0332 includes these proteins:
- a CDS encoding NlpC/P60 family protein: protein MPIINLSTSKIILSSAILVTAIAGTTACSYNTSKDNTPKVNSLTPSGTFAGSYYEKNSYADKEGKYWIPLKPAAASIGYRMKDDTASGGYIKLGYSDVMYMLRPDSSQVFSLGQHITLPDVPIRREGQIYITPTALSKLLQTEVGWNPGTGEINIATPSDRESTENSGKVEAAKPLRIQSVSNVDTGELVSYAKKFLGVPYDFGAGSYEETKRFDCSSFTRHVFQKFGVDLPRLAKDQDNIGRRVSRSSLEPGDLIFFTVPGRFESDAVPGHVGIYIGGGNFIHTWGDPGVQISELDSGYWSNVILHMQRVL from the coding sequence ATGCCAATAATCAATCTGAGTACAAGCAAAATCATCCTATCCTCCGCCATCCTAGTTACCGCCATTGCCGGAACAACCGCCTGTAGCTACAATACCAGTAAGGACAACACTCCCAAGGTTAACTCCCTGACGCCGTCCGGAACGTTTGCAGGCAGCTACTATGAGAAGAATTCCTATGCCGACAAGGAAGGCAAGTACTGGATTCCGCTCAAGCCGGCAGCGGCCTCCATCGGCTACAGAATGAAGGACGATACAGCAAGCGGCGGATATATTAAGCTAGGCTATAGTGATGTCATGTACATGCTGCGGCCGGATTCCAGCCAGGTGTTCTCATTGGGCCAGCACATCACCCTTCCCGATGTTCCCATCCGCCGTGAGGGTCAAATCTATATCACGCCCACCGCCTTGTCCAAGCTGCTGCAGACTGAGGTCGGCTGGAATCCCGGCACCGGCGAGATTAACATCGCCACCCCTTCCGACAGGGAGAGCACAGAGAACTCCGGCAAGGTGGAAGCTGCGAAGCCGCTGCGGATTCAGAGTGTATCGAATGTGGACACGGGCGAGCTGGTCTCTTATGCCAAAAAATTTCTCGGTGTACCTTACGATTTCGGCGCCGGTTCCTATGAAGAGACCAAGCGCTTCGACTGCTCGTCCTTTACACGCCATGTCTTTCAGAAATTCGGGGTAGATCTGCCCCGGCTGGCCAAAGATCAGGACAATATCGGCAGACGGGTATCACGCAGTTCGCTGGAGCCCGGCGATCTGATCTTCTTCACCGTACCCGGACGTTTCGAGAGCGACGCGGTTCCCGGTCATGTCGGTATCTACATCGGCGGCGGGAATTTCATTCACACCTGGGGTGACCCCGGCGTGCAGATCAGTGAGTTGGACAGCGGGTACTGGAGCAACGTTATTCTGCACATGCAGCGCGTGCTGTAG